From Phaeocystidibacter marisrubri, the proteins below share one genomic window:
- a CDS encoding helix-turn-helix transcriptional regulator: MHIKDFIEDHHAFIERIEDRLSAFQRTSDPYYLEEMKQLIQRKKSATSSYYVESHFSETTEETFLQRLQRSHPDLTSHELRICTLLRLGQSSKSIATSLNIKSASVDVARHRIRKKLNIHSGDSLSKYLSEF; encoded by the coding sequence ATGCATATCAAAGACTTCATCGAAGATCATCACGCTTTTATCGAGCGAATTGAAGATCGCCTTTCTGCGTTCCAACGCACTTCGGACCCCTACTACCTCGAAGAGATGAAGCAACTCATCCAAAGAAAGAAAAGTGCAACTTCCAGCTATTACGTTGAATCTCATTTTAGTGAGACTACAGAAGAGACGTTCCTCCAACGCCTCCAGCGCTCCCATCCCGACCTCACCTCTCACGAATTGCGCATCTGTACACTCTTGCGATTGGGCCAAAGTTCTAAGTCCATCGCCACAAGCTTGAATATTAAATCCGCTTCCGTGGATGTAGCCCGACACCGAATCCGAAAAAAATTGAATATCCACTCGGGTGATTCACTCTCTAAATATTTGAGTGAATTCTGA
- a CDS encoding PKD domain-containing protein gives MRKILLWCSAVFALTLSHTSNAQCSVSTFPYLEDFDGASWGVSTTFDPCWTRVSGTPAWTVDNNTTPSSSTGPSADHTGGNYLFLEASSGTAGNYGYVETPYFDLSGLSNPVISFYYHRYGQTMGDMIIQASLDSGATWCTVYRLTGQTQTASTDPWLLDSANLTAVKSTYTKLRFGGEKGSSFYGDMSIDSVAVYNSTSAVCNMPICLANSNVGSSTADITWTSTNSAFDIEYGPAGFTPGMGLGTTTTATSTSITLTGLSPATSYDVYVRSDCSSSSLGTSDWAGPTSFVTSCVTVTSYPYDESFDSTNVWSPTTTYDPCWNITAPSSYRWQVNSGSTGSSSTGPSSDASGSGQYLYTEASSSGGDAIMEMPPFDLTSLTSPELSFKYHMYGQTMSDLYIETSVDTGTSWYTVDSLIGQQHSASSDPWLERIIDVTYAKTAYTLVRIRAVRSTNFYGDASIDDVSMHEAPPCPNPQFFQYFNLMPTTVDVTFVGAGSVYNVEWGLSGFTPGTGTFVSSTNDTISLSNLPAGTCLDFYIQSDCSASGNGTSVWSGPFSFCTPCNAASLPYIQDFNTWPLVCENPSAGTASWQVYGADWARANYWSNNNADFIMEMQRVDVTADARLSFVWSHYRTSPTSYPDDDLAVLARPVDSTNWDTLWYARAGDGNFDSQDGALTTTPGTGIQEIVLLPSHYTGQVVEFVINGHSSWGPDAFVNDFVVEEVPDCLEPLGFNLVWVTDSSAAITWTADTSATTSNVEWGIAGFTPGTSTIYTGTGDSVYLTGLPPATLLDVYVSVDCASNSTSVVSGPFQFRTNCPAYFSAPYSENFSLSTYGTADASLAFENCWTTNTNSSYRWESEDASGANENSSSTGPFYDNTTPTTSGGGYMFTEASFTGSPAELYSPLIELSSLTTPTLEFAYHMYGQTMGTLHVDVWNGSMWVDDVWMLSGEQQTAGSDPFLLAEVPLAAFIGDTIQLRFRGERGSNFYSDMSIDDVSISNGPACSVVSGGFAENITSSAGDLNWSAFSTSDYNIEWGPCGFTPGTGIGTVVTNVAPGYTLSGLNPNTCYEFYVSNNCDASSTQYGPFSFTTACLAQLNGVYTVGGTPGPNNFADLDTAMAALVCGISGPVTYQIVGTQALNGTLTIGEIDGVSNTNTFTIDGLSTGTLTSFGLTPMISIEDAKHVTITGLNIVDSASSAAGIRVFGNSDSITISNNNLLVAPGSTSSASTVIGVTNSLTSMSSTGGDADYITIVDNTVVGSYYGINVMGNSTTVHTTNAVIERNHLSGQYYYGLRVYYYEDVEINDNYIAPSTNTSGGYGGYFYYLHDYNVVGNYIAGRTYGIYAAGLNRYDATANGYWANNMIISDGSTTQSALYITTSCQNLDFYHNSIRSNGYGIRDFSTSNYDFRNNIVVAGNLAIDFSTAPTANDTMDYNLFYNTSGGNLAEYPAACADLAALQAAQSGYNTNSVSADPIFVTNDDLHLTGSAANDVGDNSVGVAEDYDGDVRPASGSTVVDMGADEYTPLLWDAEMMAIYEPGSGGCGDSNVVVSVIVRNLGLNDITSLDVFADVTGTTTANLNTTYTTTIPSAGMDTIVVGTFNIYNGGSVSVDAYLSLTNDGDLTNDTAASVSASYISYEPQAVASNDTVCEGDMANLYAVPQPGVIYGWYENTTDTVPVSTGDTLSVTADPNQTTYYLGYVTSGVDSVETTFAGGNSCGGGNMFDLTPSKPLLVEGFVVNTTSSVGTSMTVNVYYVTGGYAGNETNAGAWTLHEAVATVSAGTGNGTRVEFQNPLVLSAGTTYGMFVNFAASYTNGTQTISNSDFTMDLGLGLCGAFSGTNPGRIFNGRMLYRAGNSCSPTKIPVSFTINPAPTAAITHNWVGGNGTGLVRFDATGSTDATDYTWDFGDGNTATGDTVHNIYANGTYYVTLIASNACGSDTIMDTVMIEGIGLNELSGVQSVSLFPNPASANVSLSIEMAEGQDMTLEVVNLQGQVLYTQSLGRVEGEYIWSSDLSALPRGAYFVRLTGETGVKTLPLTLQ, from the coding sequence ATGAGAAAAATTCTACTCTGGTGTAGTGCTGTATTCGCGTTGACCTTGTCGCACACAAGTAACGCGCAATGTTCAGTATCTACATTTCCTTATTTGGAAGATTTCGATGGGGCATCTTGGGGGGTATCTACCACCTTCGATCCGTGTTGGACGAGAGTTTCGGGCACACCAGCTTGGACGGTCGACAACAACACAACTCCATCATCCAGTACGGGCCCTTCTGCCGACCATACGGGCGGTAATTACCTGTTCTTGGAAGCGTCTTCAGGTACCGCCGGTAACTACGGTTACGTGGAGACTCCTTATTTTGACCTTTCTGGTCTAAGCAATCCAGTTATTTCCTTCTATTATCACCGCTATGGTCAGACCATGGGGGATATGATTATTCAGGCATCACTGGATTCAGGTGCAACTTGGTGTACGGTTTACCGATTAACGGGTCAAACACAAACGGCATCAACAGATCCTTGGTTGTTGGATTCTGCAAACTTGACTGCGGTTAAGTCTACATACACTAAACTTCGTTTTGGTGGTGAGAAAGGATCTAGCTTCTACGGAGACATGTCGATTGACTCTGTTGCGGTTTACAATTCAACATCTGCTGTGTGTAATATGCCAATCTGTTTGGCAAATTCAAATGTAGGTTCATCTACAGCGGATATTACTTGGACTTCAACCAACAGTGCATTTGACATTGAGTACGGTCCAGCTGGTTTTACACCAGGTATGGGACTCGGTACAACAACAACTGCAACTTCAACATCAATCACTTTGACAGGACTCTCACCTGCTACGTCTTATGATGTTTATGTTCGTTCAGATTGTAGTTCAAGTAGTTTGGGTACGTCTGATTGGGCGGGACCAACTTCTTTCGTAACGTCTTGTGTTACCGTTACTTCTTATCCTTATGATGAGAGCTTTGACAGTACTAACGTTTGGTCTCCTACTACAACGTACGACCCTTGTTGGAACATTACTGCGCCTAGTTCTTACCGCTGGCAAGTAAACAGTGGTTCTACGGGTTCTAGTAGTACCGGTCCATCTTCGGATGCTTCGGGTTCAGGTCAGTATCTCTACACAGAAGCATCTTCTTCTGGTGGTGATGCTATTATGGAAATGCCTCCATTTGATTTGACTTCCTTGACTTCTCCAGAGTTGAGCTTCAAGTACCACATGTACGGACAGACCATGTCTGACTTGTATATCGAAACATCAGTAGATACAGGTACTTCTTGGTATACGGTTGACAGTTTGATCGGACAACAACATTCTGCTAGTTCAGATCCATGGTTGGAGCGAATCATTGATGTGACATATGCTAAAACTGCATACACATTGGTTCGTATTCGCGCGGTGAGAAGTACAAACTTCTACGGTGATGCTTCTATTGACGACGTGAGCATGCACGAAGCTCCACCTTGTCCTAATCCACAATTCTTCCAGTACTTCAATTTAATGCCAACTACTGTTGATGTTACATTTGTAGGTGCTGGTAGCGTTTACAACGTAGAATGGGGTCTTTCTGGATTTACTCCAGGTACTGGAACCTTTGTTTCTTCGACCAATGACACGATTTCATTGAGCAACTTACCTGCGGGAACATGCTTGGATTTCTACATTCAGTCTGACTGTTCTGCTTCGGGTAACGGTACATCTGTATGGTCGGGTCCTTTCTCTTTCTGTACTCCATGTAACGCTGCTAGCTTACCTTATATCCAAGACTTCAACACATGGCCTTTGGTCTGTGAAAACCCAAGTGCAGGTACTGCTTCATGGCAGGTTTACGGTGCAGATTGGGCACGTGCTAACTACTGGAGTAACAACAACGCAGATTTCATCATGGAAATGCAACGCGTGGACGTTACTGCAGACGCGAGATTGTCTTTCGTTTGGTCGCACTACAGAACTTCTCCAACTTCTTATCCTGATGACGACTTGGCTGTACTTGCTCGTCCAGTTGATTCAACCAATTGGGATACCTTATGGTATGCAAGAGCTGGTGATGGTAACTTCGATTCACAAGACGGCGCACTAACAACTACGCCAGGTACAGGTATTCAAGAAATTGTTCTTCTTCCTTCCCACTATACTGGGCAAGTGGTTGAGTTTGTGATTAACGGACACTCTAGCTGGGGTCCAGATGCATTCGTGAACGACTTTGTAGTTGAAGAAGTTCCAGATTGTTTGGAGCCACTTGGATTTAACCTTGTTTGGGTTACAGATTCATCTGCAGCTATCACTTGGACGGCTGATACTTCAGCCACTACTTCTAACGTAGAATGGGGAATCGCTGGCTTTACTCCTGGTACAAGTACTATTTACACAGGTACAGGTGATTCCGTTTACCTAACAGGTCTTCCTCCAGCAACGCTTTTGGATGTATATGTGAGCGTAGATTGTGCTTCAAATTCTACGTCTGTAGTTTCTGGTCCATTCCAGTTCAGAACCAATTGTCCTGCTTACTTCTCTGCGCCGTATAGTGAGAACTTCTCGTTGTCTACATACGGGACGGCAGATGCGAGTTTGGCATTTGAGAATTGTTGGACAACCAATACAAACTCTAGTTACCGTTGGGAATCGGAAGATGCATCGGGTGCGAATGAGAATTCATCTAGCACAGGTCCATTCTACGACAACACCACTCCGACTACTTCAGGTGGTGGTTACATGTTTACTGAAGCTTCATTTACAGGTTCTCCTGCAGAATTGTACTCTCCACTCATTGAATTGTCATCATTGACAACTCCAACTCTAGAGTTTGCATACCATATGTATGGTCAGACCATGGGTACACTTCACGTAGATGTTTGGAACGGTAGCATGTGGGTAGACGACGTATGGATGCTTTCAGGTGAGCAACAAACTGCCGGTAGCGATCCATTCTTGTTGGCTGAAGTTCCACTAGCAGCATTTATTGGAGATACTATTCAGCTCCGTTTCCGCGGTGAAAGAGGTAGTAACTTCTACAGTGATATGAGTATTGACGACGTATCTATCAGTAACGGTCCGGCTTGTTCCGTAGTTTCTGGTGGTTTTGCAGAGAACATTACTTCATCTGCTGGTGACCTGAATTGGTCTGCATTCTCTACTTCTGATTACAACATCGAGTGGGGTCCATGTGGATTTACTCCAGGAACGGGTATTGGTACAGTGGTTACAAACGTAGCTCCAGGGTATACCCTTAGTGGTTTGAACCCGAATACATGTTATGAATTCTACGTTTCAAACAACTGTGATGCTTCTAGTACTCAATACGGTCCATTCAGCTTCACCACAGCTTGTTTGGCTCAGTTGAATGGTGTTTACACTGTTGGTGGTACACCTGGTCCTAACAACTTCGCTGATTTGGATACGGCTATGGCTGCACTCGTTTGTGGTATTAGTGGTCCGGTAACGTATCAGATTGTAGGTACTCAGGCATTGAATGGTACGTTGACCATTGGTGAGATTGACGGTGTGAGCAATACGAATACGTTCACCATCGACGGTCTTTCAACTGGTACACTTACGTCATTCGGTCTTACACCAATGATTAGTATCGAAGACGCCAAGCATGTTACAATCACTGGATTGAACATTGTGGATAGTGCTTCTAGTGCTGCGGGTATCCGCGTATTCGGTAACTCTGATAGTATCACCATTAGCAACAACAACTTGTTGGTTGCTCCAGGTTCTACTTCAAGTGCAAGTACGGTTATCGGTGTTACCAACTCATTGACTTCTATGTCGAGCACAGGTGGTGATGCAGATTATATCACAATTGTGGATAACACAGTGGTAGGTTCTTACTACGGTATCAACGTAATGGGTAACTCAACAACTGTTCACACTACAAATGCTGTGATTGAGAGAAACCACCTTTCTGGTCAGTACTACTACGGATTGCGCGTGTATTACTACGAGGATGTAGAGATCAACGATAACTACATCGCTCCTAGCACAAACACTTCTGGTGGTTATGGAGGTTACTTCTATTACCTGCATGATTACAACGTAGTAGGAAACTACATCGCAGGTCGTACTTATGGTATCTATGCTGCTGGTTTGAACCGTTACGACGCTACGGCGAACGGATATTGGGCCAACAACATGATCATCAGTGATGGTTCTACCACTCAAAGTGCATTGTACATCACTACTTCATGTCAGAATCTGGATTTCTACCATAACTCAATTCGCAGTAATGGTTACGGTATTAGAGATTTTTCCACTTCTAACTATGACTTCCGTAACAACATTGTTGTTGCAGGCAACTTGGCCATCGACTTCAGTACCGCTCCAACAGCGAATGACACGATGGATTACAACTTGTTCTACAATACCTCTGGTGGTAACTTGGCGGAATATCCTGCAGCTTGTGCTGATCTTGCAGCTTTGCAAGCAGCTCAGTCTGGATACAACACGAACTCTGTGAGTGCGGATCCAATCTTCGTTACAAATGATGACCTTCACTTGACAGGTTCTGCAGCGAATGACGTGGGTGACAACTCCGTTGGTGTAGCTGAAGATTACGACGGTGACGTTCGTCCAGCTTCTGGTTCTACAGTGGTAGATATGGGTGCTGACGAATACACTCCACTCTTGTGGGATGCTGAAATGATGGCTATCTATGAGCCAGGTTCAGGTGGTTGTGGTGACTCTAACGTTGTGGTTTCTGTGATTGTACGTAACCTTGGTTTGAATGACATCACTAGTTTGGATGTCTTTGCAGACGTTACTGGTACCACTACGGCTAACTTGAATACTACGTACACAACGACCATCCCAAGTGCGGGAATGGATACGATTGTTGTGGGTACCTTCAATATCTACAACGGTGGTAGTGTATCGGTTGATGCATACTTATCATTGACGAATGACGGTGACTTGACAAATGATACCGCTGCTTCAGTTTCTGCGAGCTATATCTCTTACGAGCCGCAAGCAGTTGCTAGCAACGACACAGTTTGTGAAGGTGACATGGCTAATCTATACGCAGTACCTCAACCAGGTGTGATTTATGGATGGTATGAAAACACAACCGACACTGTACCTGTATCAACAGGGGATACGTTGAGCGTAACAGCTGATCCAAATCAGACTACTTACTACCTCGGTTATGTAACAAGTGGAGTGGACTCTGTTGAGACTACATTCGCTGGTGGCAACAGTTGTGGTGGTGGTAACATGTTCGACTTGACTCCTAGCAAGCCTCTATTGGTTGAAGGATTCGTAGTGAACACCACATCTAGTGTAGGTACATCCATGACTGTAAACGTTTATTACGTGACTGGTGGTTATGCTGGTAATGAAACCAACGCAGGTGCATGGACCCTTCACGAAGCCGTTGCTACGGTTTCAGCGGGTACAGGTAACGGTACTCGTGTTGAGTTCCAGAATCCATTGGTGCTTTCTGCGGGAACTACCTACGGTATGTTCGTAAACTTCGCAGCGAGCTACACAAATGGTACACAAACCATTTCTAACAGTGACTTCACTATGGATCTAGGTTTGGGACTTTGTGGTGCGTTCTCTGGTACAAACCCTGGACGTATCTTCAACGGTAGAATGCTTTACCGTGCAGGTAACTCTTGTAGCCCAACTAAGATTCCAGTTAGCTTCACGATCAACCCAGCTCCAACTGCTGCAATTACGCACAACTGGGTAGGTGGTAACGGAACGGGTCTTGTAAGATTCGATGCAACTGGTTCTACTGACGCTACAGATTACACATGGGACTTCGGTGATGGTAATACTGCCACTGGTGATACAGTTCACAACATCTATGCAAACGGTACGTACTACGTAACGCTTATCGCTAGCAATGCTTGTGGATCGGATACCATCATGGATACAGTGATGATCGAAGGAATCGGGTTGAATGAACTTTCAGGAGTTCAGAGTGTATCTCTATTCCCGAACCCTGCATCTGCTAACGTAAGCTTGAGTATTGAAATGGCAGAAGGCCAAGACATGACATTGGAAGTTGTAAACCTTCAAGGTCAAGTTCTGTACACCCAATCACTCGGAAGAGTAGAGGGTGAGTACATTTGGTCATCTGACTTGAGTGCTCTACCAAGAGGTGCTTACTTCGTCCGCCTAACAGGTGAGACTGGAGTGAAAACACTTCCTTTGACGCTACAGTAA
- a CDS encoding T9SS type A sorting domain-containing protein, with amino-acid sequence MKRLYTVTLACLTSSIAFSQQDSVSLDPGYQSEVWYSLSNGEVSSNNVSIWDLGFDVSPTGYAIRINAGSGIRAWAYPGDTSDFETLDTTGISGWTELTNGEISWYEGALNSLENGLDVGWGEYDMSTHVITGNRIFVLEFGNGSYQKLIINSLTSGSFYFHHASLDNSMDMSHVLTKSDFTNVDFGYFSLINHSSVQVEPQSDWDLYFGKYTADLGMPYNVTGVLLQPDAQAVKAYPVNDPNTYTNWGSWGFSSDMNTIGYDWKSYNFSQGGYDIADSTVYFVKTANEDIYKVVFTGFGGSSTGKMYFNKSLVSTIGLNEESSSFIEVYPNPASDIITIVSDYNENATAQLLSTNGSIVRTTSLKSSLSTQSIDVSALPRGIYILRVQSGSDVQTERIIIQ; translated from the coding sequence ATGAAGCGTTTATACACGGTTACCCTTGCCTGCCTCACTAGCTCTATCGCATTCTCGCAGCAAGATTCAGTTTCCCTTGACCCAGGCTACCAAAGTGAAGTATGGTACAGCCTTTCCAATGGAGAAGTGTCTTCTAACAACGTCAGCATCTGGGATCTTGGATTTGATGTGTCTCCAACGGGATATGCTATCCGTATCAACGCCGGAAGCGGTATTCGAGCATGGGCCTATCCAGGTGATACATCTGATTTTGAAACCCTAGACACAACCGGTATATCTGGATGGACGGAATTGACAAACGGGGAAATCAGTTGGTATGAAGGTGCACTCAATTCCCTGGAAAACGGTTTGGACGTTGGTTGGGGTGAATACGATATGAGCACTCACGTCATTACCGGAAATAGAATCTTTGTATTGGAATTTGGGAATGGCTCTTACCAAAAGTTGATCATCAACTCTCTCACTTCAGGATCTTTCTACTTCCATCATGCATCCCTCGACAATAGCATGGACATGTCGCACGTGCTCACTAAATCAGACTTTACAAATGTCGACTTTGGCTACTTCAGCCTAATTAACCATTCATCTGTACAAGTAGAGCCACAAAGCGACTGGGATCTGTACTTCGGAAAGTACACGGCAGACCTCGGAATGCCATACAACGTAACAGGTGTTCTTCTTCAGCCTGATGCACAAGCGGTAAAAGCCTATCCAGTAAATGATCCAAATACCTATACCAACTGGGGTTCATGGGGATTCTCAAGCGATATGAACACCATTGGCTACGATTGGAAGTCATACAACTTCTCTCAAGGCGGATATGATATCGCAGACAGTACAGTGTACTTCGTAAAAACAGCAAATGAGGACATTTACAAGGTTGTGTTCACAGGATTTGGTGGATCATCTACGGGAAAAATGTACTTCAATAAAAGTTTGGTTTCTACCATTGGCCTAAATGAAGAATCGTCTTCTTTCATAGAGGTGTATCCCAATCCCGCTTCAGACATCATCACGATTGTTTCTGATTACAATGAAAATGCTACCGCTCAACTCCTTTCCACCAATGGAAGTATAGTACGCACAACTTCTTTGAAATCCAGCCTATCCACACAATCCATCGACGTTAGCGCACTGCCTAGAGGGATTTATATCCTTCGCGTTCAAAGTGGATCCGACGTTCAAACCGAAAGAATCATCATCCAATAA